One part of the Macrobrachium rosenbergii isolate ZJJX-2024 chromosome 3, ASM4041242v1, whole genome shotgun sequence genome encodes these proteins:
- the LOC136851116 gene encoding golgin subfamily A member 6-like protein 22: MKDLERLLKKEEEEKTEMANLYRKMIESKGHQIRNLLAKENELKEEQEILKDKLGEALCCVKDMEKLLKEEQDMKIDMEKRWQLDILGKNQELDMRRQKCRESDERLRYLEEKLGEALNEVQKLGLSLKKAEDSIMETGRLLLKEKDKEIEKLQQLEQDLREKLLKKEEECESLSIRGNELEILLNTEKELLKEKGKEASWLAN; this comes from the coding sequence ATGAAGGATTTGGAAAGGCTcttgaagaaggaagaagaggaaaaaacagaGATGGCAAATCTGTATCGCAAAATGATTGAGAGCAAGGGCCATCAGATCAGAAATTTGTTAGctaaagaaaatgaattgaagGAGGAACAAGAGATTTTGAAAGATAAATTAGGTGAAGCCCTCTGTTGTGTGAAAGatatggaaaaattattgaaagagGAACAAGATATGAAAATAGACATGGAAAAGAGGTGGCAACTGGATATACTGGGAAAAAATCAGGAGCTCGATATGAGGAGGCAAAAATGCAGGGAATCCGATGAGAGACTGAgatatttagaagaaaaattgGGAGAAGCTTTAAACGAAGTGCAGAAATTAGGGCTCTCACTGAAAAAAGCCGAAGATTCAATTATGGAGACAGGTCGTTTGTTGTTGAAGGAAAAGGACAAGGAGATTGAGAAGCTTCAACAGCTGGAGCAAGACCTACGAGAAAAACtgctgaagaaggaggaggaatgtgAAAGTTTATCCATCCGAGGAAATGAGCTGGAAATTCTCTTAAATACAGAGAAAGAGCTCttgaaagaaaagggaaaagaagcaaGCTGGCTTGCAAATTAG